In the genome of Fusarium poae strain DAOMC 252244 chromosome 1, whole genome shotgun sequence, the window GTAAATGCAGTGATGACCATGGAATTAACTAATACATATTTGTGTCGTGAAACTCATCGTGACCCTTCGTTGATATGTAATCatacatgcatgcatgcagcGTGTACTATCCATCTTATCTCAGCAATCTCTCATTTTCTACATACTCTTCAGATCAAAGATTGACCGTATGTCTCCCTACATCAACTCACGCCCTTATGAGGGGGGTTTGTAGGAGTAGCAGGCCTGTTGGGAGGTGTTGAGGGAAGAGCTCTTGTGGGTGGCGGTCCCGGACTGGCAAGCATATTAAACGAAGCATCGCGAGATCGTGGGgggcgaggaggagaagTATTTCCGCTGAGACCAAAAGGGTCTATGAGGGCAGAAGGCGGAGGGGTGATGATGCCATCGCTGATGCTTGCCGAGTGGTCGTTATCTCTCATGTTGCACCCATCTGGCGCCGTCATGACTATCATAGGGACTTGGTTTGCGCTGTAGATTCTAGGTGTCCTTTCATGTCGAGGCGATAGCTTCCTCCCCGTAGGTGAGAAGAGGGGAGAAGTTGGGAAAATGTCCGGCTGATCACCTGTGGTGGGAAGATATCTCCGTTCACGAAGCCGCGCCGGTGGTGTAAGCGGGACAGCCTCGGCATCAACATGAGAAGCAGAAAAAGAGATAGCTGGAGAGACGAGAGGGGTTGGTGAGTCTGCTACTGGAGGCGGCGATGTGGGATGCTTGATGAGTCTTCGGATGTCGTTCTTGCGAGAGCGTCTTCTTCGAAGGAGGCAGAATATCAAAGCGCCGATGGCAAGGAGGCCCACGACGGAgatgatggcgatggtgACTTTCACGCCTAGCGGCATTCCTTTGTTGTCTTTGGTGTCATTTTGATCGCTGTTGGAAGGGTCGGAAGTTGCTTGAGTTGAGGAATCTTTGCTTGTGGAATAACTCGTTTGTGGTACTGAGCTTTGTAGTGGTACTGAGCTTATGGTTTCTTTAGTTGTCGGTTTTGTATAGACTGTGTTTTCTGTCGTTGTTATTGATTTTGCCGATGATGGTCTTGATGTGGTTTGAGAAGATTCATCTTGAATTCCATCGGCTGAGTTGGCGTCTTGACAGTGTTTGTCATTTCCATTGACAGACTCAGAATCGCATATGTGATAGGGTTGAGGAGGGCCTGGATCTAACACGGAGTGGTAACCAATACTGCCAACATCTTAGAGTCTATTTCATCTTGTGTTCTGTGTCCTTACTCTTGACAGGCATTGATGAGCCAGTTGACATTTGCTATCAATCTGTCAGCATCATGATCAATCATGTCAATATGGGCGAGATGTCACATACGATCTCTGCCACGCTCACCAAGGTTGTCCACGCCACAAGCCTGAGCATCGCAACAATACAAAGCCTGGAAAGGCTGGTCCCTCTCCATGCGTTCCCTGTCTTGCAGAGCCTCGCACACTCGGTCGAATGTCTCATCCTCGGGCAACAGTTCTTTGAGGAATCTCTCCCTACACAAGGCGATACATT includes:
- a CDS encoding hypothetical protein (TransMembrane:1 (o215-236i)), whose protein sequence is MTGCTGRSWGFVAPDVQDPPQCIALCRERFLKELLPEDETFDRVCEALQDRERMERDQPFQALYCCDAQACGVDNLGERGRDPNVNWLINACQDIGYHSVLDPGPPQPYHICDSESVNGNDKHCQDANSADGIQDESSQTTSRPSSAKSITTTENTVYTKPTTKETISSVPLQSSVPQTSYSTSKDSSTQATSDPSNSDQNDTKDNKGMPLGVKVTIAIISVVGLLAIGALIFCLLRRRRSRKNDIRRLIKHPTSPPPVADSPTPLVSPAISFSASHVDAEAVPLTPPARLRERRYLPTTGDQPDIFPTSPLFSPTGRKLSPRHERTPRIYSANQVPMIVMTAPDGCNMRDNDHSASISDGIITPPPSALIDPFGLSGNTSPPRPPRSRDASFNMLASPGPPPTRALPSTPPNRPATPTNPPHKGVS